One Belonocnema kinseyi isolate 2016_QV_RU_SX_M_011 chromosome 6, B_treatae_v1, whole genome shotgun sequence genomic region harbors:
- the LOC117174904 gene encoding protein lev-9, with product MRPRVILSLTFLVLCSMILSSESKLQQQAIVEEDEDEDDDDWEDDDDDDENYRSRPEVDDDGRIYKNPRNSPSALCPRDEEQAEMQGQKCLRKCSTDEDCKSKKKKCRCDGICGMSCIKPDRECPDLDQIEHGLMRFSGKLFGDKAHYTCDADFYSVGLLERTCRADGRWSGSTPSCKKESKTFCLEPPKIKNTRHNALPEQTSFDLDSMVQYFCDHGYVTTGFPKAKCLMMDGAASWFGPDIACEPQSCGPPADIANGWHAGECYSYDCRVSYHCADTYELVGRAEKICMADGNWTPKELPQCVQVAQVQCPAPENPRHGNAVYTSTGYNSIVSYECKYGYTIVGAATRRCGADRRWTGQTPTCKEINCGSPGTLYNGWIENIEAGTGLGASIIFRCNDHMKLEGNTSSVCQIDGKWRYPIPQCLAPCVVPQIGNGHVSVASHDRDHINNVTVVEHGERLLVECVQYYEFAANSTPVVCNNGTWSIVPSCSPARCRQMPKQPKNGMVIAPKTDHGMKAVFKCKDGFELLGGGPFNQSFSVECSFGNWTGDIPSCIEVYCPFPGFVKNGKVLLVGNMGVYDYRPYVKKVVNNKQIMYDCDKGYYLSEGPPGATCISGNWSPRELPICSLGQHPRIRWNRKRRSIHEEGRNQTIIAAYKKFIDFFRKVGKKLLHLEMKKNLTTTNNSTHEVQTNLTLHNTLKNGTSHSGRSRSRDEKMVDFLKVVYRKLHRIDTKHADNHTNVTMHDLLNVISKNFFHVDLSEPRRNSTAKNRDSFEVRNQREFTKLKREFERIVRFYNKTLRWYEKQSRKESRRRNQTRVEKGKKKDKKKHKVSSTYKGFYEFINDYVNEKLSMLETHNMTEELIKKMNINKMTIRNGTSFTIGEIYTFFKHIIENKINSSKITEEVTTVITPSTQETDKTTILSILSNSSESSINNEIPLAESKGEVPKHRSRRIRDASVDGNGNILFAGRQSNLGQFLWKGLEAQQQSRAKRFLSPSELDNQILIKNLYLRAYEGQYREDVKRSLLLNNRVNSPVFRGMRSEEE from the exons ATGAGACCGAGGGTCATCCTCTCGTTGACTTTCCTGGTGCTGTGCTCCATGATTCTGTCTTCAGAATCAAAACTTCAGCAGCAGGCGATTGTGGAAGAAGATGAGGATGAAGATGATGATGACTGGGAAGATGATGACGATGATGATGAGAATTACAGATCCAGACCTGAAGTTGATGATGATGGTAGGATCTACAAGAATCCAAGAAACTCACCATCAGCTTTGTGTCCAAGAGATGAAGAGCAGGCTGAGATGCAGGGCCAAAAGTGTTTAAGGAAGTGCTCAACTGATGAGGATTGTAAGAGTAAAAAGAAAAAGTGCAGATGTGATGGAATTTGTGGAATGTCTTGTATTAAGCCGGATAGGGAATGTCCAGATTTGGATCAGATTGAACATGGATTGATGAGATTCTCCGGTAAACTTTTTGGAGATAAGGCCCACTATACTTGTGATGCTGATTTTTATTCTGTGGGGTTGTTGGAGAGGACATGCAGAGCTGATGGTCGTTGGAGTGGAAGCACACCGTCTTGTAAAAAAGAGTCGAAGACTTTTTGCTTGGAAcctccgaaaattaaaaatacaaggcaTAATGCACTGCCGGAACAAACTTCGTTTGATCTGGATAGCATGGTCCAATATTTCTGTGATCATGGATATGTCACCACTGGGTTTCCTAAAGCTAAGTGTCTCATGATGGATGGAGCCGCTAGCTGGTTCGGGCCTGATATCGCATGTGAACCTCAGAGTTGTGGGCCTCCTGCTGATATCGCTAATGGATGGCATGCtg gcgAATGCTACTCGTACGACTGTCGCGTTTCATATCATTGCGCCGACACATACGAATTGGTTGGCCGTGCTGAGAAAATCTGTATGGCCGACGGAAATTGGACTCCAAAAGAATTACCACAATGTGTTCAG GTCGCGCAAGTGCAGTGTCCAGCTCCTGAGAATCCACGCCACGGTAACGCCGTTTACACATCCACCGGGTACAACTCCATAGTCTCGTACGAGTGCAAATATGGTTATACCATCGTAGGAGCAGCGACGAGGCGATGCGGCGCCGACAGAAGATGGACAGGACAAACGCCGACGTGCAAAGAGATCAACTGTGGATCGCCGGGAACCCTTTACAACGGCTGGATCGAGAACATCGAAGCAG GAACTGGATTGGGTGCAAGTATCATTTTCCGTTGCAATGATCACATGAAGTTAGAAGGGAATACTTCATCAGTTTGTCAAATAGATGGAAAATGGCGATATCCAATTCCTCAGTGTCTTGCCCCATGTGTGGTACCACAGATCGGCAATGGTCATGTATCAGTCGCAAGTCATGACCGAGACCATATCAACAATGTAACAGTTGTGGAGCATGGCGAAAGATTACTGGTTGAGTGCGTTCAATATTATGAATTTGCAGCCAATAGTACACCAGTTGTCTGCAATAATGGTACTTGGTCGATAGTACCTTCTTGCTCACCAGCTAGATGCAGGCAGATGCCGaaacaaccaaaaaatggaatggtcaTTGCTCCCAAGACTGATCATGGCATGAAAGCTGTCTTCAAATGTAAGGATGGATTTGAGCTGCTTGGAGGTGGTCCTTTTAATCAGTCCTTCTCGGTAGAGTGCAGTTTTGGAAACTGGACTGGGGACATTCCATCTTGCATTGAAGTCTACTGCCCATTCCCTGGTTTCGTGAAGAACGGAAAAGTTCTTCTGGTTGGAAACATGGGAGTTTATGATTACAG ACCTTACGTGAAGAAAGTCGTGAACAACAAGCAAATAATGTACGACTGCGACAAGGGCTACTACCTAAGTGAGGGTCCCCCAGGAGCTACTTGCATCAGTGGAAACTGGAGCCCGAGAGAGCTTCCAATCTGCTCCTTGGGCCAACACCCCAGAATTCGATGGAACAGAAAAAGAAGATCAATCCACGAGGAAGGAAGAAACCAAACAATAATCGCAGCTTACAAAAAGTTCATTGACTTCTTCCGAAAAGTAGGCAAGAAACTCCTTCACCTGGAAATGAAGAAGAACCTCACGACCACAAATAATTCTACCCACGAAGTTCAAACAAACCTAACACTCCACAACACTCTCAAAAATGGAACTTCTCACAGTGGACGATCACGATCCAGGGACGAGAAGATGGTCGACTTCCTCAAGGTCGTTTATCGCAAGCTACACAGAATTGATACCAAACATGCAGATAACCACACAAATGTGACAATGCATGATCTTCTGAATGTTATCAGCAAAAACTTCTTTCATGTTGATTTGTCTGAACCGAGGAGGAACTCAACTGCAAAAAATCGAGATAGCTTTGAGGTCAGAAACCAACGAGAGTTCACAAAGTTGAAGAGGGAGTTTGAGAGGATTGTCAGATTCTATAACAAGACTTTACGATGGTATGAGAAGCAGTCGCGAAAGGAGTCTAGAAGGAGAAATCAGACTCGAGTTGAGAAAGGAAAGAAGAAGGATAAGAAGAAGCACAAGGTGTCGAGCACGTACAAAGGCTTTTATGAGTTCATTAACGACTACGTGAACGAGAAGTTATCGATGCTGGAAACTCATAATATGACGGAGGAACTGATCAAGAAAATGAATATTAACAAGATGACCATCCGGAATGGAACTTCCTTTACGATCGGCGAGATTTACACTTTCTTCAAACATATCATAGAAAATAAAATCAACTCGTCTAAGATCACTGAAGAGGTCACGACTGTAATAACGCCTTCGACCCAGGAAACAGATAAAACGACGATTCTATCAATCTTATCAAATAGCAgtgaatcttcaataaataacGAAATACCATTAGCTGAAAGTAAAGGTGAAGTACCAAAGCATCGTAGCAGACGAATTAGAGATGCTTCTGTTGATGGGAATGGCAATATACTGTTCGCAGGCCGCCAATCAAACTTAGGACAGTTTTTGTGGAAGGGGTTGGAAGCACAGCAGCAAAGTCGAGCGAAGAGATTTCTTTCGCCATCTGAGCTggataatcaaattttaattaagaatttatatttaagagCGTATGAAGGCCAGTATAGAGAGGACGTCAAACGATCCCTTTTGCTAAACAATCGAGTAAACTCGCCCGTCTTCCGGGGTATGAGATCCGAAGAAGAATGA